The following coding sequences lie in one Quadrisphaera setariae genomic window:
- a CDS encoding alpha/beta fold hydrolase gives MSRTPDGTPFSDLVAYTRLPRTGGLALSPDGTRLVTAVSQLDERGGGSTTALWEVDPTGRRPARRLTRGAEGESSPAFTPSGDLLFTSARPDPAAAEDDGDDAPAALWCLPAAGGEARKVAVRPGGVAGVVVAREAGTVLLGSPTLPSATDAADDARLRKLRKDTRTTGVLHDALPVRNWDHDLGPDRHRLLVAASGDGVDVGAVLSGTGGRSGSGDDRLELRDLTGHVGAALPDDPAWTITADGSTVVTEWHVPEARGDSRTSLVAVDVATGERRTLLDDVSHDHTAPVAAPTGGRVAVLRWRRATPSHSMDVDVVVVDAATGESLVLAAGWDRWPASLTWTPDGTALLVTADDGGRCPVFRLAVDGSSADGAERLTADDGAYSDVVASPDGQWVYALRAAVDAPPTPVRIPAAGGEPEVLPAPAHALGAWDATGPQLPGTLTEVTATAEDGTPVRAWLALPHGAGPDSPAPLLLWIHGGPLSSWNAWSWRWNPWLAAARGYAVLLPDPALSTGYGLDFIERGLGRWGAEPYTDLMTITDAAVARDDVDAERTAAMGGSFGGYMANWVAGHTDRFRAIVTHASLWALDQFSGTTDFPAEWAREMTAEMVRHNSPHDHADAITTPVLVIHGDDDDRVPVGEALRLWYDLLSRSTEPDGRSPHRFLLFPDEGHWVLGAGNARLWYATVFAFLDQHVLGRPWTAPEELG, from the coding sequence CGGCCGGCGCCCGGCGCGGCGGCTGACGCGCGGCGCCGAGGGCGAGTCCTCACCAGCCTTCACCCCCTCTGGCGACCTGCTCTTCACCTCCGCCCGCCCCGACCCCGCCGCGGCGGAGGACGACGGCGACGACGCGCCGGCCGCGCTGTGGTGCCTGCCGGCAGCGGGCGGCGAAGCGCGGAAGGTGGCGGTGCGCCCGGGCGGTGTCGCGGGCGTCGTCGTGGCCCGCGAGGCCGGGACGGTGCTGCTCGGCAGCCCCACGCTGCCCTCGGCCACCGACGCCGCCGACGACGCTCGGCTGCGGAAGCTCCGCAAGGACACCCGCACCACCGGCGTCCTGCACGACGCCCTCCCGGTGCGGAACTGGGACCACGACCTCGGCCCCGACCGCCACCGCCTCCTCGTGGCGGCCTCCGGAGACGGGGTCGACGTCGGAGCGGTGCTGTCGGGAACCGGCGGCCGCTCGGGCAGCGGCGACGACCGCCTGGAGCTGCGCGACCTCACCGGCCACGTCGGTGCGGCCCTGCCCGACGACCCCGCCTGGACGATCACCGCAGACGGCTCGACGGTGGTCACCGAGTGGCACGTCCCCGAGGCGCGCGGCGACTCGCGGACCAGCCTGGTCGCCGTCGACGTCGCCACCGGGGAACGCCGGACCCTCCTGGACGACGTCTCCCACGACCACACCGCGCCCGTCGCAGCGCCCACGGGCGGACGCGTCGCGGTGCTGCGGTGGAGGCGCGCGACGCCGTCGCACTCGATGGACGTCGACGTCGTCGTCGTCGACGCGGCCACCGGGGAGAGCCTCGTGCTCGCCGCCGGGTGGGACCGCTGGCCGGCGTCGCTGACGTGGACCCCCGACGGCACCGCGCTGCTCGTCACCGCCGACGACGGCGGCCGCTGCCCGGTCTTCCGCCTCGCCGTCGACGGGTCCTCCGCCGACGGGGCGGAGCGGCTCACCGCCGACGACGGCGCCTACTCCGACGTCGTCGCCTCCCCCGACGGCCAGTGGGTCTACGCCCTGCGCGCGGCCGTCGACGCCCCGCCGACCCCGGTGCGCATCCCCGCGGCCGGCGGCGAGCCGGAGGTCCTGCCGGCGCCCGCGCACGCGCTCGGCGCCTGGGACGCGACCGGCCCGCAGCTGCCGGGCACCCTCACCGAGGTCACCGCCACGGCCGAGGACGGCACCCCGGTGCGCGCGTGGCTCGCGCTGCCGCACGGCGCCGGCCCCGACAGTCCCGCCCCCCTGCTGCTGTGGATCCACGGCGGTCCGCTGAGCAGCTGGAACGCGTGGAGCTGGCGCTGGAACCCGTGGCTGGCCGCGGCCCGCGGCTACGCCGTGCTCCTGCCCGATCCCGCCCTGTCCACCGGGTACGGCCTCGACTTCATCGAGCGCGGGCTGGGGCGCTGGGGCGCCGAGCCCTACACCGACCTCATGACCATCACCGACGCCGCCGTGGCCCGCGACGACGTCGACGCCGAGCGCACCGCCGCGATGGGCGGCTCCTTCGGCGGGTACATGGCCAACTGGGTGGCCGGGCACACCGACAGGTTCCGGGCGATCGTCACGCACGCCTCCCTGTGGGCGCTCGACCAGTTCTCCGGCACCACCGACTTCCCCGCGGAGTGGGCGAGGGAGATGACCGCCGAGATGGTGCGCCACAACTCCCCGCACGACCACGCCGACGCGATCACCACGCCGGTCCTCGTCATCCACGGGGACGACGACGACCGCGTGCCGGTCGGGGAGGCGCTGCGCCTCTGGTACGACCTGCTGAGCCGTTCGACGGAACCCGACGGGCGGTCGCCGCACCGCTTCCTGCTCTTCCCCGACGAGGGCCACTGGGTGCTCGGCGCCGGCAACGCCCGGCTCTGGTACGCCACCGTCTTCGCCTTCCTGGACCAGCACGTGCTGGGCCGGCCGTGGACCGCACCCGAGGAGCTGGGATGA
- a CDS encoding Gfo/Idh/MocA family protein has product MTTRTTNVRWGVLATGGIAATVSGDIALVPGAELAAVASRDAGRAAAFADEHGFARSYGSYRELIEAGADRSSEAGLDAVYIATPHAQHVALARACVEAGLPVLVEKPVGCTAAATRGLAELARERGVFVMEALWARFQPNHVRLREILSSGVIGEVRSVAGDLGFALPYDPAHRLWDPEQGGGTLLDTGVYPVSFAQGVFGGSPRAVHAVGVLAENGVDAEASLLLDWGGGRTARLGSTLLAHAGGAGTITGTKGRIEVAGPLHKPSHLQVWADGAGRDDEPSEVVDLPVTGRGYVHMVEHVHECLAAGLVESPVMPMSDSVAVAEVLDAALDALGAVHRDDDTALV; this is encoded by the coding sequence ATGACGACGAGGACCACGAACGTGCGCTGGGGCGTGCTCGCCACCGGCGGCATCGCCGCCACGGTGAGCGGCGACATCGCGCTCGTGCCGGGCGCGGAGCTCGCCGCCGTCGCCTCCCGCGACGCCGGCCGTGCGGCCGCCTTCGCGGACGAGCACGGCTTCGCCCGCTCCTACGGCTCCTACCGCGAGCTCATCGAGGCCGGCGCTGACAGGTCGAGCGAGGCCGGGCTCGACGCCGTCTACATCGCCACCCCGCACGCCCAGCACGTGGCGCTGGCCCGCGCGTGCGTGGAGGCGGGGCTCCCCGTGCTCGTGGAGAAGCCCGTCGGCTGCACCGCCGCGGCCACGCGCGGGCTCGCGGAGCTGGCGCGCGAGCGCGGCGTCTTCGTCATGGAGGCGCTGTGGGCGCGCTTCCAGCCCAACCACGTCCGGCTCCGCGAGATCCTCAGCAGCGGCGTCATCGGCGAGGTGCGGTCGGTGGCGGGCGACCTCGGCTTCGCGCTGCCCTACGACCCCGCCCACCGGCTGTGGGACCCCGAGCAGGGCGGCGGCACCCTCCTGGACACCGGCGTCTACCCGGTGTCCTTCGCGCAGGGCGTCTTCGGCGGCTCCCCGCGGGCGGTCCACGCGGTCGGCGTGCTCGCCGAGAACGGCGTCGACGCCGAGGCCTCGCTGCTGCTCGACTGGGGCGGCGGCCGCACCGCGCGCCTGGGCTCCACGCTGCTCGCCCACGCCGGTGGCGCGGGGACCATCACGGGCACGAAGGGCCGCATCGAGGTGGCCGGGCCGCTGCACAAGCCGTCCCACCTGCAGGTGTGGGCGGACGGTGCCGGCCGCGACGACGAGCCCAGCGAGGTCGTCGACCTGCCCGTGACGGGCCGGGGCTACGTCCACATGGTCGAGCACGTCCACGAGTGCCTGGCCGCCGGACTCGTGGAGAGCCCGGTCATGCCCATGTCCGACTCGGTCGCCGTCGCGGAGGTGCTCGACGCCGCCCTCGACGCCCTGGGCGCCGTCCACCGCGACGACGACACCGCCCTCGTCTGA
- a CDS encoding NHL domain-containing thioredoxin family protein: MTSPVRDHGLPKQSAKRSRVRAPELVGRRWVGTGGADLSLADLRGRIVLLDFWTSCCVNCQHVLDELRELEHEFADVLVVVGVHSPKFAHEGTVEAVDAAVLRWDVRHPVLDDPQLTTWQAYAARAWPTLAVVDPEGYVVASMSGEGHAHGLGVLLRELVAEHEAKGTLRRGDQPYVAPPAPDSAFALPTALLPLPASAGGGYLLSDTAHHQLVVLDDDLATERARIGTGERGLVDGGPDQARLSEPVGLTLLPADVAARVGWDVAVADSTNHAVRGLRLADLSLVTLAGTGRQLRRREGGGPALEQDLSTPLDTAWFDDQLVIAMAGVHQLWALDPAPAGPAGAVDATGGVVRVLAGTTAEGLRDGAAEQAWFAQTGALETSADGSRLWVLDSETSALRWLERSGGATGGQVDREVKAVDDDRMANVLPVAGAGYEVGSVVGTGLFEFGLRDGEAAQALLQHPLGIALLPDGSVVVADTYNGALRRYDPLGGDAGEVTTLARDLAEPTAVAVELDDDGRAATFVVVESAASRLTRLQVPAAASKLAGEAQRVKRPPTPLAPGPVALRVAFTPPTGQKLDHRWGDPTRLVVSSSPPALLSAGAGDAEGLTRDLVIDSSALHPGATGVLHVSVQAAACDGDPVTGEVPEFAACHLYQQDWGIPVVLDPSGPSELALDLRGA, translated from the coding sequence ATGACCTCTCCCGTCCGTGATCATGGACTTCCGAAGCAGTCCGCCAAGCGCAGCCGCGTCCGCGCCCCCGAGCTCGTGGGCCGCCGCTGGGTGGGCACGGGCGGTGCCGACCTGTCCCTGGCCGACCTGCGCGGCCGCATCGTGCTGCTCGACTTCTGGACCAGCTGCTGCGTCAACTGCCAGCACGTCCTCGACGAGCTGCGCGAGCTGGAGCACGAGTTCGCCGACGTCCTCGTCGTCGTCGGGGTGCACTCCCCGAAGTTCGCCCACGAGGGGACCGTCGAGGCCGTCGACGCCGCGGTCCTGCGCTGGGACGTGCGCCACCCCGTCCTCGACGACCCGCAGCTGACCACCTGGCAGGCGTACGCGGCGCGCGCCTGGCCGACGCTGGCGGTGGTCGACCCGGAGGGCTACGTCGTCGCGTCGATGAGCGGCGAGGGCCACGCGCACGGGCTCGGGGTGCTGCTGCGCGAGCTCGTCGCCGAGCACGAGGCCAAGGGCACGCTGCGTCGGGGCGACCAGCCCTACGTCGCGCCGCCCGCCCCCGACTCCGCCTTCGCCCTGCCCACGGCGCTCCTGCCCCTGCCGGCGTCCGCCGGAGGCGGCTACCTGCTCTCCGACACCGCCCACCACCAGCTCGTCGTCCTCGACGACGACCTCGCCACCGAGCGCGCCCGCATCGGCACCGGCGAGCGCGGCCTCGTGGACGGCGGGCCCGACCAGGCCCGCCTGTCCGAGCCGGTGGGCCTGACGCTGCTGCCCGCCGACGTCGCGGCGCGCGTGGGGTGGGACGTGGCCGTGGCCGACTCCACCAACCACGCCGTGCGCGGGCTGCGCCTGGCCGACCTGTCGCTGGTGACGCTGGCGGGCACCGGCCGGCAGCTGCGCCGCCGCGAGGGCGGCGGCCCCGCGCTCGAGCAGGACCTGTCCACCCCGCTCGACACCGCCTGGTTCGACGACCAGCTGGTCATCGCCATGGCCGGCGTGCACCAGCTGTGGGCGCTCGACCCGGCCCCGGCGGGCCCGGCCGGCGCCGTGGACGCCACGGGCGGCGTGGTGCGGGTGCTCGCCGGCACCACCGCCGAGGGCCTGCGCGACGGCGCTGCCGAGCAGGCGTGGTTCGCGCAGACCGGCGCGCTGGAGACCTCCGCCGACGGCTCGCGGTTGTGGGTGCTGGACTCCGAGACGTCGGCGCTGCGCTGGCTGGAGCGCTCCGGCGGCGCCACCGGTGGACAGGTGGACCGCGAGGTGAAGGCCGTCGACGACGACCGCATGGCCAACGTCCTGCCCGTCGCGGGCGCCGGCTACGAGGTCGGCTCCGTGGTGGGCACCGGCCTGTTCGAGTTCGGCCTGCGCGACGGCGAGGCCGCTCAGGCGCTGCTGCAGCACCCCCTCGGCATCGCGCTGCTCCCCGACGGCTCCGTGGTGGTGGCTGACACGTACAACGGCGCGCTGCGCCGCTACGACCCCCTGGGGGGCGACGCGGGCGAGGTGACCACGCTGGCCCGCGACCTCGCGGAGCCGACGGCGGTGGCGGTGGAGCTGGACGACGACGGGCGAGCGGCGACCTTCGTCGTCGTCGAGAGCGCTGCGTCCCGTCTCACCCGCCTGCAGGTGCCGGCGGCAGCGTCGAAGCTGGCGGGGGAGGCGCAGCGCGTCAAGCGCCCGCCGACGCCGCTGGCGCCGGGCCCCGTGGCGCTGCGCGTGGCGTTCACCCCGCCGACCGGGCAGAAGCTCGACCACCGCTGGGGAGACCCGACGCGCCTGGTGGTCTCCTCCTCGCCGCCGGCCCTGCTGAGCGCGGGCGCCGGAGACGCCGAAGGGCTCACCCGCGACCTCGTCATCGACAGCTCCGCCCTGCATCCCGGGGCGACGGGCGTGCTGCACGTCTCGGTGCAGGCCGCCGCGTGCGACGGCGACCCGGTGACCGGTGAGGTGCCCGAGTTCGCCGCGTGCCACCTGTACCAGCAGGACTGGGGCATCCCCGTGGTCCTCGACCCCTCAGGTCCGTCCGAGCTCGCCCTCGACCTGCGCGGCGCCTGA
- a CDS encoding response regulator, which yields MRIVIGEDSPLFREGLAALLEDAGHAVVGKAGDAPSLLAAVEEHEPDLAVIDVRMPPDLTDDGARAARELRHRHPSLGIVLLSQHVEVRHSVELVSSGRFGYLLKDRALDVDDFLDALRRVAAGGSALDPEVVGRLLGGQAPGTSGALGSLTPREREVLALMAEGRTNAGIARRLWLTQRTVEGHVASIFGRLGLVVTDDDHRRVLAVLAHLGHAAPWR from the coding sequence GTGCGGATCGTGATCGGGGAGGACTCCCCGCTGTTCCGCGAGGGTCTGGCGGCGCTCCTGGAGGACGCGGGCCACGCCGTCGTCGGGAAGGCGGGCGACGCGCCGTCGCTCCTGGCAGCGGTGGAGGAGCACGAGCCGGACCTGGCGGTCATCGACGTGCGGATGCCACCCGACCTCACCGACGACGGCGCCCGCGCCGCCCGGGAGCTGCGCCACCGCCACCCGTCGCTGGGGATCGTCCTGCTCTCGCAGCACGTGGAGGTGCGGCACTCGGTGGAGCTGGTGAGCTCGGGGCGCTTCGGCTACCTCCTGAAGGACCGTGCCCTCGACGTCGACGACTTCCTCGACGCCCTGCGCCGCGTCGCCGCGGGCGGGTCCGCGCTCGACCCGGAGGTGGTGGGCCGGCTGCTGGGCGGGCAGGCGCCCGGCACGAGCGGTGCGCTGGGGTCGCTGACGCCGCGGGAGCGCGAGGTGCTGGCGCTCATGGCGGAGGGGCGCACCAACGCCGGGATCGCCCGGCGCCTGTGGCTGACGCAGCGGACCGTGGAGGGTCACGTCGCGTCGATCTTCGGGCGGCTCGGCCTGGTGGTCACCGACGACGACCACCGCCGCGTGCTGGCGGTGCTGGCGCACCTCGGCCACGCCGCCCCCTGGCGCTGA
- a CDS encoding sensor histidine kinase, with the protein MAAEQLHLQARTAALGPGLAAALTCTAAALACVVATARLALLDPVVVPVLYLALMDLVGLASLAVAVVVGVRRPSSPVAALLGLQGLVPCLVGVSDAWTALVTAPAPALEPTPWGAALAEASWMAWYVPPALLLLLFPTGQLLSRRWRPVAVGVVAVPLAHLAALLLVPAPSTHFPGVPAPLPLGPAVSAAATAVWTAAPFALLTLLVVSLVAAVRRYRRSAGVERAQLTWFLLGATLVPLTLLLCWLSSVVLDGPDLVVPGLVAIGVAIPAATGVAVLRHDLYDVDRALAATTTYALLSAALLGVYTLAAFVGGLWLGRDSPVLAAATTAVCAAALSPVRARLRRVVDHRVDPARHRVLRAVASLEARAHAGLVRPEQLQAVLAEAFDGPVRVGYRLPGGGPGDPHVDADGLPLPPVAPEEQVVPVEVAGEPVGVLVAPPGPSRVLLREAAAASALVVEVVRLRVGLTSALREVAESRRRLLAASLEERRRLEQDLHDGAQQRLVGLGMSLRLAQRHLASGALDVVGPGAAPGGPLDGVLDGAVQQLATAVAELRQVAHGLRPSSLGDGLGAALGSLVERVPVRVDLSVDLDDDDGPAGGGPRAVPEAVATTAYYVASEAVTNAVKHSGAARIGVTAARRADQLVVRVSDDGCGGAALRRGTGLAGLADRVAAAGGELHVVSPAGAGTVVEVRLPCGS; encoded by the coding sequence GTGGCCGCGGAGCAGCTCCACCTGCAGGCCCGGACCGCAGCGCTCGGACCGGGCCTGGCCGCGGCGCTGACCTGCACCGCCGCCGCGCTGGCGTGCGTGGTCGCCACCGCCCGCCTGGCGCTGCTCGACCCCGTCGTCGTCCCCGTCCTCTACCTGGCGCTCATGGACCTCGTGGGGCTCGCCTCGCTCGCCGTCGCCGTGGTGGTCGGGGTGCGGCGCCCGAGCAGCCCCGTGGCGGCGCTGCTCGGCCTGCAGGGGCTGGTGCCGTGCCTCGTCGGGGTCAGCGACGCCTGGACGGCGCTCGTCACCGCACCCGCTCCGGCGCTGGAGCCGACGCCGTGGGGTGCGGCACTGGCAGAGGCCAGCTGGATGGCCTGGTACGTCCCGCCGGCGCTGCTGCTGCTCCTGTTCCCCACGGGCCAGCTGCTCAGCCGCCGGTGGCGCCCGGTGGCGGTGGGCGTGGTGGCCGTGCCGCTGGCGCACCTGGCGGCGCTGCTGCTCGTGCCAGCGCCGAGCACGCACTTCCCCGGCGTACCCGCACCGCTCCCGTTGGGACCTGCGGTCAGCGCGGCGGCGACGGCGGTGTGGACGGCGGCGCCGTTCGCGCTGCTCACCCTGCTCGTCGTCTCCCTCGTGGCGGCTGTGCGCCGGTACCGGCGCAGCGCGGGCGTGGAGCGGGCCCAGCTCACGTGGTTCCTCCTGGGCGCGACGCTCGTGCCGCTGACGCTGCTCCTGTGCTGGCTGTCCTCCGTGGTGCTCGACGGACCGGACCTCGTGGTACCGGGGCTGGTGGCGATCGGCGTGGCGATCCCGGCGGCCACGGGCGTCGCGGTGCTCCGGCACGACCTGTACGACGTCGACAGGGCGCTCGCCGCCACCACCACGTACGCGCTGCTGTCGGCCGCGCTGCTGGGCGTCTACACGCTGGCGGCGTTCGTGGGCGGGCTGTGGCTGGGGCGCGACTCCCCGGTGCTGGCCGCAGCGACCACCGCCGTGTGCGCCGCTGCGCTCTCCCCCGTCCGAGCGCGCCTGCGGCGGGTGGTGGACCACCGGGTCGACCCGGCCCGGCACCGCGTCCTCAGGGCCGTGGCCTCCTTGGAGGCGCGCGCCCACGCCGGGCTGGTGCGCCCGGAGCAGCTGCAGGCGGTGCTGGCGGAGGCCTTCGACGGGCCCGTCCGGGTCGGCTACCGGCTCCCCGGCGGCGGTCCGGGCGACCCGCACGTCGACGCCGACGGGCTTCCGCTGCCCCCGGTCGCGCCGGAGGAGCAGGTCGTGCCCGTCGAGGTGGCCGGCGAGCCGGTCGGGGTGCTCGTGGCACCCCCCGGACCGTCCAGGGTGCTGCTGCGGGAGGCCGCCGCGGCCAGCGCGCTCGTCGTGGAGGTGGTGCGCCTCCGCGTGGGGCTGACCTCGGCGCTGAGGGAGGTCGCCGAGAGCCGGCGGCGTCTGCTGGCCGCCTCCCTGGAGGAGCGCCGCCGCCTCGAGCAGGACCTCCACGACGGCGCCCAGCAGCGCCTCGTGGGGCTGGGGATGTCCCTGCGGCTGGCGCAGCGGCACCTCGCCAGCGGTGCTCTCGACGTCGTCGGTCCAGGGGCGGCGCCGGGCGGCCCCCTCGACGGGGTGCTCGACGGGGCGGTGCAGCAGCTGGCGACGGCGGTGGCCGAGCTCCGGCAGGTCGCGCACGGACTGCGCCCCTCCAGCCTCGGCGACGGCCTGGGGGCGGCCCTCGGCTCCCTCGTCGAGCGGGTGCCGGTGCGGGTGGACCTGTCCGTGGACCTCGACGACGACGACGGGCCGGCCGGTGGTGGGCCACGGGCCGTGCCGGAGGCGGTGGCCACCACCGCCTACTACGTGGCCAGCGAGGCCGTCACCAACGCCGTCAAGCACTCGGGCGCGGCGAGGATCGGCGTCACGGCGGCGCGGCGGGCGGACCAGCTGGTGGTGCGGGTCAGTGACGACGGCTGCGGCGGAGCGGCGCTGCGCCGGGGCACCGGACTCGCGGGCCTGGCGGACCGAGTGGCCGCCGCGGGCGGTGAGCTGCACGTGGTCAGCCCCGCCGGCGCCGGCACGGTGGTGGAGGTGCGGCTGCCGTGCGGATCGTGA
- a CDS encoding LysE/ArgO family amino acid transporter, whose amino-acid sequence MDPFVLGLLVGLASAAPLGPQNAYLLQAGLQLPTTRAWGAAALVVGLDVSVSLTGALLAGRLLSAAPGLRVPALAVGAAVLLLMGGQILWRTRPRRRPRHLLGATTSEGSPASWSRRRLVLGALAVTWLNPSALLDSSLLFGGLVAATRLADLPALVLGLCAASALWTAGFMAVLRAVRARLVERARCWVERAAGAVVVVVGVRFAAQVFGAL is encoded by the coding sequence GTGGACCCGTTCGTGCTCGGCCTGCTCGTCGGTCTCGCCTCGGCCGCACCCCTCGGCCCGCAGAACGCCTACCTGCTCCAGGCGGGCCTCCAGCTCCCGACCACCAGGGCGTGGGGGGCCGCCGCCCTGGTGGTCGGGCTCGACGTCTCCGTCTCCCTCACCGGAGCGCTCCTGGCCGGGCGCCTGCTGTCCGCGGCACCGGGACTGCGGGTGCCCGCCCTCGCCGTCGGCGCGGCGGTCCTGCTGCTCATGGGCGGGCAGATCCTGTGGCGCACCCGCCCCCGTCGTCGTCCTCGACACCTCCTGGGAGCCACGACGTCGGAGGGCTCCCCGGCGTCGTGGAGCCGGCGCCGCCTCGTGCTGGGCGCGCTCGCGGTCACGTGGCTCAACCCGTCGGCGCTGCTCGACTCGTCGCTGCTGTTCGGCGGGCTGGTCGCGGCGACGCGGCTGGCTGACCTGCCGGCGCTGGTGCTCGGGCTGTGCGCGGCCTCCGCGCTGTGGACCGCCGGCTTCATGGCGGTGCTGCGGGCGGTGCGGGCGCGGCTGGTCGAGCGGGCGCGGTGCTGGGTGGAGCGTGCAGCGGGCGCGGTGGTCGTGGTGGTGGGGGTGCGC